From the genome of Bos indicus isolate NIAB-ARS_2022 breed Sahiwal x Tharparkar chromosome 2, NIAB-ARS_B.indTharparkar_mat_pri_1.0, whole genome shotgun sequence:
AACCTCtcctctgtttatttttactAACTTGTTTCTTTAAGTGATATAGACATTTCCTCCTAATGGTTATTCTATTAATAGTTgcctttaaatatttaacaaatattttctatttattttatcatcatcagtaatttttaaatatctataatTTGGCATATAAGGCAAAATCTTTATCGTTGGAGTCTATTACTCTTTATTCTTTGAATTCGAAACAGTCATTTTGtctaattggggcttcccaggtggtgctagtggtaaagaacctgctggtcaaggctggagacataagagacacaggtttgatccctgcatctggaggagggcatggcaacccaccccaggatttttgcctggagaatgctgtggacagagaaacctggcaagctacagtgcataggattgcaaagagtcagacgcaactgaagggACGTAGCATGCATACACGCACACACTCTTTATTCTTTGAATTCGAAACATTTTGTCTAATTATTTCTGTAGCTTTCTGTATTTTTCCCTCCATAGATTTAATTACTCTAGGAATATGGCTTTAGTTTACATGGATACCTTTTGGAAACAGCAAATTTTACAGCACACAAAACTTTACACATGATTGTATAGGAAGAGTTCAGGGTTTTCCATAGAATTAATTAcaggaaaattataaatattatacatgAATATTTGTAAGTATGTTTGAACTTTATTCATTTCATTAGTATTATTATCCTAATAGCTCAACCAGGGATTATATCATTTATCTCCTTTTGGAACCACTGGAGAAAAGAGGATAAGAAGCATTCCTGTTTTATTCCAAGTTCTGTTCTATTAGAAACTACCTGTTTCCTTCCTATAATTGCCTTCATTGAATGCAATATGGTACCAGGGTGGGTTTGTGGTTGGCTCTTAAATAAGTGGAATGTAGAAACAACTATCCATGTAATTTTCTAAATAAttcttataaaatacaaaattaccCATTCATTCTTACTTGCCCTTAGGGTTCCATTAACttcaaatgatgatgatgatgaagataaagagaaaatacagtGTGATGACATCACCATATCAAAGACATCACCTGATAGTCCCTCTTTGGTATCAGCAAAACCAGTATCAACTCAGAATAATTTGAGATTGCTATTTGTTAAAGAAAATGATCAGAATGTTTGTAGTGTAAATGATTCAGAACATGTTTCTTCTATTGTTGATACACTTCCCAAAggtgagatatttttaaagttcatcttGAGTATCAGTATtaaatagttgctgctgctgctgctaagtcgcttcagttgtgtccaactctgcaaccccatagacggcagctcaccagtctccctccgtccctgggattctccaggcaagaacactggagtgggttgccatttccttcttcaatgcatgaaagtgaaaagtgaaagtgaagtagctcagtcatgtctgactcttagcgaccgcatggactgcaccccaccaggctcctccatccatgggattttccagacaagagtactggagtgggttgtcattgccttctccgattaaataGTTAACATTCATGAGATTTTCTTCTTGAGGGCCATCATGTATAAACAGTCAATAAGTTAGATTTCTTATGTTACAGATTTACTAATGTATACCATTTAAAATTTCTGGtgaaaaacttaatttaaaagtaaatgctGACAAATGTGAGGTCCACAGTGGCTAATACTATTACTTTGGAAACAGTATTTAGAAATGAGCTGCCCTAAAGAGCTTTTTGTGGTATCTTAGCTTATGAATTAAAAGTATGTTATTTAGTTACATCCTTTCCTTTTCATAGATATGAAAATTGAGACTTTAGATAGGTGTAGTGACTTTTTCAAGATCATAACCAGTACTGGTAAACCAAAAACTTGAGCCTGGGTAATGGTTGAGCAAGAAAAAATGGTGACACATATTTTTATGGTTTGTAAAATAATAATCCTGTGATGTAGTCTGGGTTATATATTTGACAAAGAATTTCAGATTGGCATATTGAACCATAACTATATTGAATTTGGAGTTTGAATTATTTTCCATTCTAAAAATGTATctgaatgtgtgtatataattttataaattttagctGCTTGCTAATAACATTTTGACAATAAGCCTTATTAGAGTTATCACTATTATTTGGGTTCATTTGCTGGCCTCCTCCCACTTAGAAACTTACATTAATGTTCATGGTTTTACTGCTGGCTATTCTCCACTCTACACTTGAGGCCAAGGCAGAGTGAATTCCCAGTACATATTTTCTGTAGATAGAAATGTAAAACCTGACTTATGCTTACTCCAGTCggttctactttattttttatcagcATAGATTCTTCATAATGTAAATTATGTAAACAGAATGCATTGTTAGAAATCCTTTCTCTGAAAGTAATAAATTACTTGTTACTActtatttctgaattttgtttctctttattttacagaaaaccATTCCCACTCAGACCAAAGTTCTAGGAGCTCTCTAACAAGTGAGAAGAAAAATGCCCAGGCGAtcagccacaaaaaagagaaGTCATCTCCTAGTAATGTGACTAAAAGGAAAAAACGTGTTTCATCTTGGGAGTCAGATAACCCTGCAGACACTCCCTGTGTAACAGATTTAGATCAACAACAGGTTTCAAGTCCAATATTAAATtggaataatgaaataaaagattaCACTAATGAAACAAATACAATGCAGAGAAACATATTGTGCCTTCCTGCCTCATCTGAGTCTGCAAGTGAACCTCCTACAAAAGGCATGAATCCACTTCAGGGTAATGACTTTCAGTTGCAGAAAACTGTGTATGATGATGACATGGATTTAACTGCTAGTGAAGTCAGCAAAATTATTACAGTTTCAACAGGcactaagaagaaaagaaagaaaaatccagatGATTGTGGAatgaaaactttcagaaaagtgaaagatccaagctctgaaaaaaagagagaaagatcaaagagacaatttaaaaattgttcaggTGCGAATATTGAGGAAAAAATTGAAAGTGGACCAGAAGATAGATCTGTTGACCTAGATGGTGAAGGGGATTCAAGAGATCCAAATTTTATCTTCAGTACTGAACAGTTGACTCAGTTGAACACGTGGAAGAAAATAACCCTTCCTAATGGCCTTGATCAGGGTGACAAACAAAGTATGCAGTGtaaccaaaagaagaaaagaattcatGTAACAGATGAGCAAGAGGAAACATATTCTTTCTCCCAAAGTTCAGATAAATTCCCACAGGATAGTAAATTTGATTTGTGTCCGAGTTCTCTAACTTGTAAGAAGAGTAAAGCTTCTAGACAGACATTTGTGATTCATACGTTAGAAAAAGATAACTTATTCCCAAACCAAAAGGTTCAAGAAACCACCTCTGAAAACCTAGGTGTCACAAATGAATTTCAAACAGCTTATCTTTCCAACAAAGGTAATCCAAAGTTATGTGATGATGAGACCCAAAATATGTTTGATTTGAAAAAGCATGTCACTGATACACAACCCACtcagcaaaatgaatcaaaaataaataaagtttggcAGAAAATAAATcggaaaacagaaataatttctaaaatgaacCAAATACTTGGGGATAATACTAAAGATGTGCAAGGCCCAGAAAAAGGtaacttttccttccaaaccCAAGAGGATAAAGAAACCATCTCTAGAAACCTAGATGTTTCAAATGAGTTTCAGAAATCTGTTCTTTCCACTGTCAATAATGGAAACCTGTGTGATTGTGAAACCCAGAATGTGTTGGGTTTGCAAAAGCAGATCACCTACGCATACCctgtgcagcaaaatgaatcaagaaTTAATAAGACTCTTAGGCAGAAAGTAAATCGGAAGACAGAAATAATTTCCACAGTGAATCATTTAGATAACCCAAGTGAGTATTGCCCAGAAAAGGGTAAAGAAATCATCCCTGAAAATCCACTGGATACACATGAGTTTCAGACACCCACTCTTTCTTCCAAAGACAGTAGAGACCTATATGATTATGACACTCAGAATGTTTTGGGGCTGAAAATGAATGTTCATGATATACAACCTGCTTGTCAGAATGAATCAAAAATAGATAAGCTTAGGCACAAGGTATGTCGGAAGACAAAAATCATTTCTGAAGTCAACCAAATATATATGAGTGATGACAAAGGCAGGCATGACCCAGAAAAAGGTAACTTACTTTCTCTAATCCAAAAAGataaggaaatcatccctgaaaaCCTGGAAGACACAAATGAGTTTCAGATAGTTGACCCTTCCCCCGGAGTTAATAGGAACCTATGTGATTATGAGACTCAAAACCTTTTAGGGGTGAAAAAGTGTGTTACTGATACTGGGAAGCAAAaggaatcaaaaataaataagagaccCAGGCAGAAAGTAAGTCGGAAGACagaaataattttggaaataaacagaaaaaatgagTTTAACAATAAAGGTATATGTGACCCAGAAAAAGGTGACTTCTCCCTAACCCCAAATAATGAAGAAACCATTGCTGAAAACCTAAAAGTCACACATGAATTTCAGACAATTTATCTTTCCACCAAAGATGATGGACATTTATATGATTATAAGACCCAGAATATGTTGGATTTGACAAAGCATGTCACTGATAAGCAACCTACTCGGCAGaatgaatcaaaaataaataagaaccttaagcagaagcagaaagtaaatcggaagacagaaataatttctgaaatgtGCCAGATATATgaggataatgataaagatgtGCATGGCCAAGAAAGCTACACaaaaaatcttgattttaaaataaataaacaaagaccTGAAGGCCAAGCTGTTAGTGGATACTGTATGGAAATCAACAGTGATGAGAAAGAAAATTGTGATGAAATTTCAAATCCTTATAAACCAATTAAAAAGCATGGGAAAGAATCAGACAAGGCAAAGAACATTTTGGCAAAAAGTGACAACATGCCTGTTTTGCAGTTGACAGGTTCTTCACAGATGTCTGTCTTAGATCTAGGTTTAAAACATATTACTGATGAGGCAGATTCTGACACTGGAAACCACATGGAACCACATAGGAGTCCGAAGCTAAGCACTAAAACTCtgaatagaaagagaaagagccaCTTTGTGGAGGTGACGAAGGAAGGAGAGTGCCAGgtcaaaaaagtaaataagatgACATCCAaatcaaagaaaaggaagacGTTCGAAGACCCTTCTCTGGATAGTCATGAACTAGTGGAGATGATGTCCGACACCATTCAGGAAGTGCCAGTTGAACCTGAGTACACTGTTAAGGGAAAAAAGTTGGAAAATGTGGAAACTGTCAAAATTAAACCAGACTTTTATACAAAAATGTTGATACCTTTATCTCAAATGTATTCACCTGGCAGACAAGATTCCTCCCGTAACAGTGTTCTTGAGGGTTCAGTACCTTTGAGTATTTCTTctaataaaaatctgaaagaaaattttgCCCCAGAGAGCTCACCCATCTTTCAAGTAAGTGATGAGGTACATGAGAAGATGAAAGACATGAAATTTAAAGTCGACCAAAGACCACAAAGATCAGAAATAGGTAGGTCCATACCCAGAGtgatgaagttttaaaattatatatatattcatttagcCAGTAAAGCATTTCCTATTATAACtgatttttatagaattttaaaataatgtataactaTGTAGCCTGATCTATAGAAGCAATATGGAGGAATTTAAAGAACGCTTAATACTTTAAGAAGGTAACAATGAGAGTAGCTTGGACATTCATGTATTTGGCCTTTAGCACAAAGTTGTCTGATGATGACATTGGGCAGatgatttccattttcatatttttgaaggAAATTGAGTGTTTTAAAtgtggcaacagaggataagatggttagacaccatcatcaactcaatggatatatatatatatatatatatatatatatatatacacctgcTATAtgttagtcaatcagtcgtgtccaaccccatggactatagcgcaccagcctcctctgtccatggaattctccaggcaggaatattggagtgggtggccatttccttctgcaggggatcttcccaacccagagatcaaaccccagtctcctgcattgcaggcagattctttaccatcttagccagttgagcaaactccaggagataatggaggactgaggagcctggtgtgctgcagtccatggggtcataaagaattggacacgacttagcaactgaacaacaacaataatgaactGCCCTAGTTTGATCTTACCAAAGACAGTTGCAAATTTCTTAAGGACGGGACTGTCTCCAACAGCATACATTTAGTATTATCAAAACATTATTCTAGGGACTTtactggtggtctggtggttaagattccactgCAGGGTGCACAGGTTTCATCTCCAGTCAGGGACCTATCTTGCATGGCACTGggtaaagccaaaaaaaaaaaaaaatttaggtgtTTTAGaggattaaaaattaagaataccaGCTCCCTTTCCTCATCCATGTATGGAAAAGTACAGTGTTTAAACATGGCAAATGCTTTAATAAAAGCACACATATGAAGGGATGTAATGATGGGGAATAGTTTTGGCTAGAGAAACCTGTAGAGGCGTCATCAAATACATAGCACTTTAGGACCTAAAAGGATAGATAGGATTTTTAGGTTTAGTGTTTCTTATTTTCTCcagttattaaaataatgctCATTGCAGAAAATTGAAAGTAGAGAATCAGAAAATAGGACGAAAAACCATCACCCAGAAGAACTGCAGTCAACATTTTGCCATATGCGTGCAGACTTGAatctatgcattttaaaatatatatttgaaatcacACTATATATAACATTACTTACCtcactttttcctcttaaaatttttgttgttactaAGGACTTCTTGATAGCTcattttgtaaagaatctgcctgcaaatcaggagaccctagtttgatttctgggttcggaaattctggagaagggataggctagccactccagtattcttggtcttccttcatggctcagctggtaaataatctgcccgcaaggcgggagacctgggttccatccctgggttgggaagataccctggagaagggaaaggctacccactccagtattctggcctggagaattccatggggtcacaaagagttggacatgactgagcaactttcactttgacttttcttaTTGGAAATGTTGCTATATTGGACAATTCCCATATCAATTAAATTTTTCTACCAGAAGTGTAACATTTCAATAGATGTATGTAGAACACTAGGATTTTTATGGATAAGACTGTTCCAGGTGAAAGGAATACTGATGCAAAAGAAGTGCAAAGGTCTCGAGTTGCAGGACATTGTAGAGATTGGTAAGCTGTCTTTCACCTGTTTCTCATGTTGCCTTTCATAGTGTGAGCAGTCATTAACATCAAATTGAATCATAAAGAATTTCTATCAGCCTAAATGATTTTAGTATAAAAATATTACAGGCTACTACTTTGATAGTTTGTTTTAGATGGTAAGTCTCTTCCTCTCATTATTGTTaggaaaaaaaactgatttaCAGATAATTTCAGTGctactttaataaaattcaaagttATAACTTGATTAAATTGAAACATTTGATACCAATCATTTATAAACCAGTAAATATcctatatatatttcaatatctctatactattaaaaatatttttgaaaacaataCTCTTTTCAGGTGTTAGAATGCTACAAGACTTAACAAATACCAGTTTTGTTTCAAATACCGCTGCTAAATTTGAAAACAAGGTAGAAGACCTATCTTCAGAGCTGCCAAGCCGAAGAAGAAGGTGTACTCCTCTCTCTTTAAAGGAGCCAAGTCTCAAAGGGTGAGTATTTCAATGACGTAAAAATGATTTCAGTGTGGTGCTATAAAATACATGCTTTTAAAAGGATTCCTGCCTGTATTTGAACAGTTTTGAGTATGAATGTCATATATTATTGCTGACATGTAATATGATGTGGTATGATGTGTGTAAGATTTGAAGAAATGCCTTCTTTTAACAGGCTTAAACATTTTTTGTTGCCTACAATTTGCAAACTCCTCGTTAATTGTTACCTCTCTTTATTTTCTACCTTGTCTTTAGAAGAATTCAGAGTGGTTTGTATGTCCTTTAGTCTCAAAGTGTAACagccctctcttttttttaaacctcaaatATATCCTCAAAGAGAGGGAAAAGTCTCCCCCCCCCCCATTTATCTATCCCTCAGCTTTGAGAATTACCAATATTTTGCCATATTTACTTTTACCATCTGTTTTCTGTTGTAGTGTCTTTAAAGCATATCCCTAATATTGAGGCATTTAATTCCTAAaacacttctgtgtgtgtgtgtgtgtatatgtgtgtgtgtgtgtgtgtgtgtgtgtgtgtgtgtgtgtgtgtgtgtgtatatatatatctagaaAACAAGAACTTAATAAAACTGGACAACAGTAATCACAACTAGAAAAATTATCAATAATTCTTCATTGTCATCTAATAGCAAATCCCTATTCCCATTTCCTTGATTATCTCAAAAATGTCCAAATGCCTTTTACAAACATTTAATTCAAAAATCCTATTTTTTCCAGGGATAAATAGCTATTTCAGAGAACCTGATCATATTTGggatggtatttttaaaaggatagaGATATCCTCAAATTTTCTCTTTGCATTGTCTCAGTATTTgcttctttataaataaaattaaagacattgattgttttaacatgtatttttaaaaaataaccagcaGATGTCAGTAGTGTAAGAGTGTGCAAGAGAAGCCAGTCAAAAATGAAGGACCAAGGGCTTTTCTAAAAAACAGCTTTTTTGAGCTACAGTTCACATACCATATatttcatccatttaaagtgtacatttcagTGGTTTTTCAGTAGATTCACAGACATGTacaccatcaccacagtcaatttaAAAACACTTCTTCATTTCAGAAAGAAACCCCATGCCCTTTAGCTGTCATTGCTGTATCCCTCAGCCCTAGACAACCAACTGATCACCTAATTCCTGTGTCTACAGATGTCCTCTTCAGCCATttcatatgaatgaaatcatataatatgtggtctttgtGACTGGcctctttcactgagcataatgttttcaagattcattccTGATGAACATGTAtgagtagtatttcattcctttctgtgaCTGGATAAAATATTCTATTGAAAATACACcacattttacttatccatttgtctgttgatggtaATTtacttgtttccactttttggctattataaataatgctgctgcaaACATTTGTGagcttttgtgtgtatatgttttcatttctcttgggtatatgcctagttgtggaattgctaagtcatatgccgtgtgtgtgcacacttatattgtcatgtccagctctttgtgactctttggactgtagtccaccaggctcctctgtccatggattcttcaggcaacaatactggagtggcttgccattttctttctccaggggatcttcccaacccagggatcgaacctgcatctcctgtgtctcctgcattggaggcagattcttttactcactgagccatcatGTTTGTTTGAAGAATTGCTAGATGGTTTTCCAAAGCTGCCGAGAAGTATTACTTCTTTCATTCCTACTACCCTATTCCCATTACTCCTACTTTCTACCCTATTTTTATTACCTCCTGTGGATAACCAGTTCCTTTTGTTTCTAGGTTATGTATTTCTTGTGCACAAATAAGCAAATATGCATATATCCTCCTTTTTCTTGCATAAAGGTAGTAAGTATACCTAGCTGCTTTGGGGAGCTTTGCTTCTTATCAATTCATTCTAGAAATCACTCCATATCAATTTGGAGAGATTTTTCTCATTCCTGTTTACAGCTAGGTAATAGTTAATAAGTTCTTTTAAAAGAGCTACCTATTCTAaactaaatataataaaatgctcTTATGAATTAGTGTTCTATTTTAATTTAGATCTACTGGGCATGCAGATTATCTGGCAATCAGTTTtgttggtaaatttttaaaaagcaaataacacAATGTACATAAGGATAAATACTAAGAATAATAATCCAGTTGCCGCTTTTTCTTTTTGGACTGGGAATGGCATGCAGCAGGTATATCATAGCTTTTGATAGGCCCCCAGTCAGAATAAATCCTGATGAAGACTGCTTACAATATGTTACGGAATGGTCATCATAGGCATTGAGGATGGGAGCAGTTATCAGGAAAGTAatacaaatatcttttaaagtttttatctcTTAAGTCCCAAAGAACTGAACATAACAAAGGGgatatttttaatagtaaaagCCCTAATCcacaaagaatatataaatagttATGATATTATATACCAAATAGCATAACAAATACTTTCATGAAGCAAAAACTATAGGAGATACATAAAGACAGATAGgaatacatgaataaatttttatatactattcaatataaagcaaataaagtGGGCAGAAAATTAGTAAGGAGATGGAGATCTAAACAACATAATTAGTAGGGTAAATCTTACAGTTTACATATCAAAGTCCACACTCTGAGAAGAGAGAATACATACTCCTCTTAAGTGTTCATGGCCCAATTACAAAAGCATATCCAACACCATGCTATGAAAAACATAAACCCACCAAGTAAGGtgtattccaggaatgcaaagttGGTTTAATATTAGAAAACTTATCATCGTATACCATGTTAAtaagtctaagaaaataaagcatatgatttttttcatagATACTGAAAaaggctttgacaaaattcagtagtCACTCATGATTAAAATACGCAATAGACATTGAAGGATACTTTCATAAAATGATGAATTGTACTTGCATACCCTAATCAGCCAGTATCTTGTTTAATGGGGAGACAATAGAGGTATTTACACTTAAGAACAAGTCAAGAATGTCCACTATTCCTGCTAGTAATTCAACAAGGGATTGATGAACTCAATTCAAAATAGTGGTCAGTTCTTGGGAGATGAGAGAGCTGTGATTTTGTCTCCCAAAGAGGAGAACAGTGGGAAGGAGCACACCAGAGGCTTGTGAGATGTGGTAAGAGTTTATTTCTTAACCTGGATGTTGGTGTATCAGCATTTGTAGTTTTAAATTgtacattttcatatattatatgtatgctAAAGTtcataattaaaaggaaatatatggTAAAACATGTAATGTTTAAAACCTGGATTGATTAATTTCTCTTAAACCTCATCTGTAATTCCCCCTgtcatagaatattttaaatatgtgacaCAGCTTGTGGTTtgaggaatctgcattttatttttatgatgcaGCAATTTTCCTTTCCATACTTTGCAGCAAAAACATTAGCTTTAGGTGGTTGttaatcttcctttttttctactTTGCAGGAAGATGAGAAGATGAGGTGAATTTATACATTCTGGTTTTCCTGAATTCTCAAACCATAGCAGTTCAAAACAGGGATCTAACTAGGATCAAGAAGATGAAAAGCATGATGAAaagttctgggttttttttttttttttcatctcctgCTTTTCTGTGgggtgtttatttttatgtatagatAATATGCATTAAATAGCTATTTTGTAATATTAAGGACTTTAAGTTATTTTGGTCATCTTATAACTTATTTTCCTGCTCATTTAATCTCCTTTCAACCAAACAATCTTTAACTAAACAATAGCTATTAACCTTTTAACcgaataaaatgtattataaatactTTTGCACTGATTATCTTGTTATACACCAAACtaccttgttttgttttattttgtttttaaaaccattCAGTAAATGTGAACACCtataagattttaaaagtcaCCTTCTGCCCTGGCCAGTTTTCTCTCACTCTTCATTCTTCAGCTTTCAAAATTACTTGTTTACTGTCACCTGCTGCACCATTATATGTAATCTGATGACTTGAGTAGGTTTATCTCTCAGGTGCTTTTGAATTTGGTTTTTGTAACTTTAAAGATCACTTATTATTCCAGTATTAAAACGTAGTAAATCCTATTCGTATCTGAGATTAACAAACATAGCTTACTGTATTGAAGTGATTAATAAAAATCTCTTCTGCCTAGATGGAAAAGCTTTCTTATATCCAGCAACTAAATATCCAGCAACTA
Proteins encoded in this window:
- the SGO2 gene encoding shugoshin 2 isoform X1 — encoded protein: MECISEDEVGTVPIGLVMEYPAMETSSLFTSGIKKHVKDRRISKTTKLNVSLASKIKTKIINNSSIFKISLKHNNRALALALSRERENSRRITTEKMLLQKEVDKLNFENTFLRLKLNNLNKKLIEIEALMNNNLITAIEMSALSEFHQSPFLLPSSKKKRVSKQCKLTRLPFARVPLTSNDDDDEDKEKIQCDDITISKTSPDSPSLVSAKPVSTQNNLRLLFVKENDQNVCSVNDSEHVSSIVDTLPKENHSHSDQSSRSSLTSEKKNAQAISHKKEKSSPSNVTKRKKRVSSWESDNPADTPCVTDLDQQQVSSPILNWNNEIKDYTNETNTMQRNILCLPASSESASEPPTKGMNPLQGNDFQLQKTVYDDDMDLTASEVSKIITVSTGTKKKRKKNPDDCGMKTFRKVKDPSSEKKRERSKRQFKNCSGANIEEKIESGPEDRSVDLDGEGDSRDPNFIFSTEQLTQLNTWKKITLPNGLDQGDKQSMQCNQKKKRIHVTDEQEETYSFSQSSDKFPQDSKFDLCPSSLTCKKSKASRQTFVIHTLEKDNLFPNQKVQETTSENLGVTNEFQTAYLSNKGNPKLCDDETQNMFDLKKHVTDTQPTQQNESKINKVWQKINRKTEIISKMNQILGDNTKDVQGPEKGNFSFQTQEDKETISRNLDVSNEFQKSVLSTVNNGNLCDCETQNVLGLQKQITYAYPVQQNESRINKTLRQKVNRKTEIISTVNHLDNPSEYCPEKGKEIIPENPLDTHEFQTPTLSSKDSRDLYDYDTQNVLGLKMNVHDIQPACQNESKIDKLRHKVCRKTKIISEVNQIYMSDDKGRHDPEKGNLLSLIQKDKEIIPENLEDTNEFQIVDPSPGVNRNLCDYETQNLLGVKKCVTDTGKQKESKINKRPRQKVSRKTEIILEINRKNEFNNKGICDPEKGDFSLTPNNEETIAENLKVTHEFQTIYLSTKDDGHLYDYKTQNMLDLTKHVTDKQPTRQNESKINKNLKQKQKVNRKTEIISEMCQIYEDNDKDVHGQESYTKNLDFKINKQRPEGQAVSGYCMEINSDEKENCDEISNPYKPIKKHGKESDKAKNILAKSDNMPVLQLTGSSQMSVLDLGLKHITDEADSDTGNHMEPHRSPKLSTKTLNRKRKSHFVEVTKEGECQVKKVNKMTSKSKKRKTFEDPSLDSHELVEMMSDTIQEVPVEPEYTVKGKKLENVETVKIKPDFYTKMLIPLSQMYSPGRQDSSRNSVLEGSVPLSISSNKNLKENFAPESSPIFQVSDEVHEKMKDMKFKVDQRPQRSEIGVRMLQDLTNTSFVSNTAAKFENKVEDLSSELPSRRRRCTPLSLKEPSLKGKMRR
- the SGO2 gene encoding shugoshin 2 isoform X2, whose amino-acid sequence is MEYPAMETSSLFTSGIKKHVKDRRISKTTKLNVSLASKIKTKIINNSSIFKISLKHNNRALALALSRERENSRRITTEKMLLQKEVDKLNFENTFLRLKLNNLNKKLIEIEALMNNNLITAIEMSALSEFHQSPFLLPSSKKKRVSKQCKLTRLPFARVPLTSNDDDDEDKEKIQCDDITISKTSPDSPSLVSAKPVSTQNNLRLLFVKENDQNVCSVNDSEHVSSIVDTLPKENHSHSDQSSRSSLTSEKKNAQAISHKKEKSSPSNVTKRKKRVSSWESDNPADTPCVTDLDQQQVSSPILNWNNEIKDYTNETNTMQRNILCLPASSESASEPPTKGMNPLQGNDFQLQKTVYDDDMDLTASEVSKIITVSTGTKKKRKKNPDDCGMKTFRKVKDPSSEKKRERSKRQFKNCSGANIEEKIESGPEDRSVDLDGEGDSRDPNFIFSTEQLTQLNTWKKITLPNGLDQGDKQSMQCNQKKKRIHVTDEQEETYSFSQSSDKFPQDSKFDLCPSSLTCKKSKASRQTFVIHTLEKDNLFPNQKVQETTSENLGVTNEFQTAYLSNKGNPKLCDDETQNMFDLKKHVTDTQPTQQNESKINKVWQKINRKTEIISKMNQILGDNTKDVQGPEKGNFSFQTQEDKETISRNLDVSNEFQKSVLSTVNNGNLCDCETQNVLGLQKQITYAYPVQQNESRINKTLRQKVNRKTEIISTVNHLDNPSEYCPEKGKEIIPENPLDTHEFQTPTLSSKDSRDLYDYDTQNVLGLKMNVHDIQPACQNESKIDKLRHKVCRKTKIISEVNQIYMSDDKGRHDPEKGNLLSLIQKDKEIIPENLEDTNEFQIVDPSPGVNRNLCDYETQNLLGVKKCVTDTGKQKESKINKRPRQKVSRKTEIILEINRKNEFNNKGICDPEKGDFSLTPNNEETIAENLKVTHEFQTIYLSTKDDGHLYDYKTQNMLDLTKHVTDKQPTRQNESKINKNLKQKQKVNRKTEIISEMCQIYEDNDKDVHGQESYTKNLDFKINKQRPEGQAVSGYCMEINSDEKENCDEISNPYKPIKKHGKESDKAKNILAKSDNMPVLQLTGSSQMSVLDLGLKHITDEADSDTGNHMEPHRSPKLSTKTLNRKRKSHFVEVTKEGECQVKKVNKMTSKSKKRKTFEDPSLDSHELVEMMSDTIQEVPVEPEYTVKGKKLENVETVKIKPDFYTKMLIPLSQMYSPGRQDSSRNSVLEGSVPLSISSNKNLKENFAPESSPIFQVSDEVHEKMKDMKFKVDQRPQRSEIGVRMLQDLTNTSFVSNTAAKFENKVEDLSSELPSRRRRCTPLSLKEPSLKGKMRR